In one window of Verrucomicrobiota bacterium DNA:
- a CDS encoding terpene cyclase/mutase family protein — protein sequence MPSPNRPPRSRAVRAWLDWFVLAWIALPLTAAETVSPSNSGNRLSLRLEIQNAMDKGLAWMESQQRSQGHWSNPEHPALTGLALVALHSDPDSNRVARATRRPILERGYAFLLSCAQSNGGIYVDKKLVNYNTSVSLMALLLSGNPQHEPVLRRARRFLASNQNDFGDSGTVDDSLDGGFGYGDGSKHGDAVNTLHALEALHHSRRLLQDQPSSELKDLNWTAAIQFLQTCQHLPGTNAQTWVSGDPANRGGFIYSPTESKAGEMTLPQGKVALRAYASISYAGMLSYIYAGLTPDDSRVQAVLDWAKQNYTLQENPGMGPQGLYFYFHTMAKALRAAGVDRLETPDGKRHDWRQDLSLRLFDLQKPDGRWENDNGRWWEKDPVLSTSYSLIALGLIHRTL from the coding sequence TTGCCCTCCCCCAATCGCCCCCCGCGAAGCCGCGCTGTCCGCGCCTGGCTGGATTGGTTCGTCCTCGCGTGGATCGCGCTGCCCCTCACGGCAGCGGAAACCGTGTCCCCATCCAATTCGGGCAATCGACTTTCCCTCCGTTTGGAAATTCAGAATGCCATGGACAAAGGGCTGGCTTGGATGGAATCCCAGCAAAGGAGCCAGGGTCATTGGTCCAACCCGGAACACCCGGCGCTCACGGGCTTGGCCCTGGTCGCGTTGCACAGTGATCCCGACTCGAACCGCGTGGCTCGCGCAACCCGCCGCCCCATCTTGGAACGAGGCTACGCTTTCCTGCTCTCTTGCGCCCAATCGAACGGCGGTATCTACGTGGACAAGAAGCTGGTGAATTACAACACGTCGGTGTCGCTCATGGCCTTGTTGTTGTCCGGGAACCCCCAACACGAACCCGTGCTGCGACGGGCCCGTCGATTCCTGGCCTCCAACCAAAATGACTTCGGAGACTCCGGCACGGTGGACGATTCCTTGGACGGCGGCTTCGGCTATGGCGACGGATCCAAACACGGGGACGCCGTCAACACCCTGCACGCCCTCGAAGCCCTCCATCATTCACGACGCCTCCTCCAGGACCAACCCTCCTCCGAGCTCAAGGACCTCAACTGGACCGCAGCCATCCAGTTCCTGCAAACATGCCAGCACCTCCCGGGAACCAACGCGCAAACCTGGGTGTCCGGAGATCCGGCCAACCGGGGCGGTTTCATTTACTCGCCCACCGAAAGCAAGGCGGGCGAGATGACCCTGCCGCAAGGCAAAGTCGCCCTGCGCGCATATGCCAGCATCAGTTACGCAGGCATGCTGAGTTACATCTATGCCGGCCTCACTCCCGACGATTCACGCGTCCAGGCCGTCCTCGATTGGGCCAAACAAAACTATACTCTGCAGGAAAATCCCGGCATGGGACCGCAAGGGTTGTACTTCTACTTCCACACCATGGCCAAGGCGTTGCGCGCCGCGGGCGTCGACCGGCTGGAAACGCCCGATGGCAAAAGGCACGATTGGCGACAGGACCTCAGCCTGAGGTTGTTCGATCTGCAAAAGCCGGATGGACGCTGGGAAAACGACAACGGACGCTGGTGGGAAAAGGACCCAGTGCTTTCGACAAGCTACAGCCTCATCGCCCTTGGCCTGATCCACCGGACGTTGTAG
- the ligA gene encoding NAD-dependent DNA ligase LigA: protein MTPDEAADRHRTLASEIGRHDHAYYVLARPVISDPEYDRLYRELIDLEQAFPSLVTPDSPSQRVGGAPVDGFRPWVHAVPMQSLENTYSESEVREFVARVRKLLGGAEPEWTVEPKIDGLAVSLRYERGVLVAGATRGDGVRGDDITSNLRTIRSLPLRLLGRDVPEVLEVRGEVFLPVAGFQRMNAEREAQGEDKFVNPRNAAAGSLKQLDPKLVAERPLDIILYGLGEVRGGEVPVTQFELGRWLGGLGFRTSEKMWKCDSEEALLASIRELSELRGTFAYETDGAVVKLNDLSTRELLGSTAKAPRWAMAYKYAAEQASTRLRSITIQVGRSGALTPVAELEPVFVSGSTVSRATLHNEDELKRKDIRVGDVVVIEKAGEVIPAVVRVEFSLRTGKESVFPFPSTCPECGSQVVREGGEGESGVVWRCPNEDCPARVRGRIEHWCSRGAMDVEGAGEVLVRQLVERGLVLDVADLYRLTAAELASLERMGEKSAAHLIAGLEASKERELWRVLFGLGIFHVGAGIAKVLARRFAGMDDLAGASFEALTAVPDVGEVIARSVASWFKDARNRALVERLRKAGVSMRSTLFQASSSGGALRGKVLVLTGTLPGLSRDQATAMIEAAGGKVTGSVSKKTDFVVAGEEAGSKLDKAQKLGVRVLDEESLRKLCAGS, encoded by the coding sequence ATGACTCCGGACGAAGCGGCGGATCGCCACCGGACGCTGGCGTCCGAAATTGGGAGGCACGATCACGCCTATTATGTCTTGGCGCGTCCCGTGATCAGCGACCCCGAGTACGACCGGCTTTACCGGGAACTGATTGATCTGGAGCAGGCTTTTCCTTCCTTGGTGACCCCGGATTCGCCGTCGCAGCGGGTGGGGGGAGCGCCGGTGGACGGTTTCCGACCATGGGTTCACGCGGTGCCGATGCAGAGTTTGGAGAACACGTATTCGGAGTCGGAAGTGCGGGAATTTGTGGCGCGGGTGCGCAAGCTTTTGGGTGGGGCGGAGCCGGAGTGGACGGTGGAGCCGAAGATTGACGGTTTGGCGGTTTCGTTGCGATACGAGCGGGGTGTGCTGGTGGCGGGTGCGACGCGGGGCGACGGCGTCAGAGGCGACGACATCACTTCAAATTTGCGCACCATTCGAAGCCTGCCGTTGCGGCTCCTGGGGCGGGATGTTCCCGAGGTATTGGAGGTGCGCGGCGAAGTGTTCCTTCCGGTGGCGGGTTTCCAGCGCATGAATGCGGAAAGGGAAGCCCAGGGTGAGGACAAGTTTGTGAACCCGCGCAACGCGGCCGCGGGTTCCCTCAAGCAACTGGATCCGAAACTGGTGGCGGAGCGTCCGCTGGACATCATTCTGTACGGACTGGGCGAGGTGCGAGGCGGGGAGGTCCCGGTCACACAATTCGAATTGGGACGCTGGCTGGGTGGGTTGGGCTTTCGGACTTCCGAGAAAATGTGGAAATGCGATTCGGAGGAGGCTTTGCTGGCGTCGATCCGGGAACTGTCGGAACTGCGCGGCACCTTTGCCTATGAGACGGATGGCGCGGTCGTCAAACTGAATGACTTGAGCACGCGGGAGCTTCTGGGTTCGACGGCCAAAGCGCCCCGCTGGGCGATGGCTTACAAGTATGCCGCCGAGCAAGCTTCCACGAGGCTCAGGTCGATCACCATTCAGGTGGGGCGCTCGGGCGCGCTGACACCCGTGGCCGAGCTCGAGCCGGTTTTTGTTTCGGGCAGCACGGTGAGCCGTGCGACGCTGCACAACGAGGACGAGTTGAAACGCAAGGACATTCGGGTGGGGGACGTTGTGGTGATTGAGAAGGCGGGTGAGGTGATCCCCGCGGTGGTGCGGGTGGAGTTCAGCCTTCGGACGGGAAAGGAATCGGTGTTTCCGTTTCCCTCCACCTGTCCCGAGTGCGGATCCCAGGTGGTCCGCGAAGGAGGTGAAGGCGAATCCGGCGTGGTGTGGCGTTGTCCGAACGAGGATTGTCCGGCGCGCGTCCGGGGCAGGATCGAGCATTGGTGTTCGCGCGGCGCGATGGATGTCGAGGGGGCCGGGGAGGTTCTCGTGCGCCAGTTAGTGGAACGCGGGCTGGTGTTGGACGTCGCGGATCTTTACCGGTTGACCGCAGCGGAGTTGGCCTCGCTTGAGCGAATGGGGGAGAAGTCGGCCGCCCATTTGATCGCGGGCCTCGAGGCCAGCAAGGAGCGCGAGCTGTGGCGGGTGCTTTTCGGTTTGGGCATCTTTCACGTGGGCGCGGGCATTGCCAAGGTGTTGGCCCGGAGGTTTGCGGGCATGGATGATTTGGCGGGCGCGAGTTTCGAGGCGCTCACGGCGGTGCCCGACGTGGGGGAAGTCATTGCCCGCAGCGTGGCCTCGTGGTTCAAGGATGCGCGCAATCGGGCTCTCGTGGAGCGTCTGCGAAAAGCGGGCGTTTCCATGAGGTCCACGTTGTTTCAGGCTTCATCCAGCGGAGGAGCGCTCCGCGGGAAGGTCCTGGTGTTGACGGGCACTCTGCCCGGATTGAGTCGGGATCAGGCCACGGCGATGATCGAAGCCGCGGGCGGCAAGGTCACCGGGAGCGTGAGCAAGAAGACCGATTTTGTGGTGGCGGGGGAGGAGGCGGGATCGAAACTCGACAAGGCTCAAAAGCTGGGAGTGCGAGTCCTTGACGAAGAATCGTTGCGAAAACTTTGCGCCGGCTCGTAG
- a CDS encoding DUF1957 domain-containing protein produces MEPSARKTDRPSLCLVLHAHLPWVKRLDHARFLEESWLHEAVFECYLPLLRVLDGWKRDHIPAQICFSISPTLAGMLEDELLRQRRRARFRAWLDLAEREILRATFDPALRSLAEFQRERLWEALRQLDALEENPLSGFAQHQREGRVELITSSATHALLPLLTRHPRTLHAQIHLALREHLRRFASPASGFWLPECAWSPELEPILREAGIRWTILESSSTSNQVDSPSISVTPLGLVCWHRDASTAELVWSRESGYPGDPRYRDFYRDTGFDAERSYLEPALPCPERAGFTGFKYHAIRSESGNKQRYDRPAALKAVEEHGWHFIESLSRRARFQNEHAPCSPTFGPWICPYDAELFGHWWFEGPEFLDAVARHAFHHPQGPRLTTPSAALDFLAASSKRESRPSPPAWTPPASTWGEGGDLRAWIHPHNAWMRPRIESLQTRMEQASFLSAQPNLTATATDDSTVLIRRAWNQSVRELLLAQASDWPFQLRHDARSLFPRQQFERHAHACEVLLDQLENHSLDAAFLSRLEQEDSLFPYEPAQSFRNDSSSRTRTPSF; encoded by the coding sequence TTGGAGCCCTCCGCCCGCAAGACCGATCGCCCGTCACTCTGCCTGGTCCTGCACGCGCACCTCCCCTGGGTCAAGCGGCTCGATCACGCGCGTTTTCTCGAAGAAAGCTGGCTGCACGAAGCCGTCTTCGAATGCTACCTTCCCTTGCTTCGTGTGCTCGACGGCTGGAAACGAGACCACATTCCCGCGCAAATCTGCTTTTCCATTTCACCCACACTGGCGGGCATGCTCGAGGATGAATTGTTGCGCCAAAGGCGACGCGCGAGGTTCCGAGCCTGGCTCGATCTGGCGGAACGGGAAATTCTCCGCGCCACTTTCGATCCCGCCCTGCGCTCGCTCGCCGAGTTCCAACGCGAACGACTGTGGGAAGCCCTGCGTCAACTGGATGCACTCGAGGAAAATCCGCTGTCCGGTTTCGCCCAACACCAGCGCGAAGGGCGCGTGGAACTCATCACGTCGAGCGCCACGCATGCCCTGCTCCCGTTGCTCACCCGGCATCCCCGGACACTCCACGCGCAAATCCATCTGGCCCTGCGCGAGCATCTGCGACGGTTCGCCTCGCCCGCCTCCGGATTCTGGCTGCCCGAGTGCGCTTGGTCCCCCGAACTCGAACCGATCCTGCGGGAAGCCGGGATTCGCTGGACCATTCTGGAATCGTCAAGCACGTCAAACCAAGTGGACTCGCCCTCGATATCGGTCACCCCACTTGGTTTGGTCTGCTGGCATCGCGACGCGTCCACGGCCGAACTCGTCTGGAGCCGCGAGTCGGGTTATCCCGGAGACCCGCGCTACCGCGATTTCTACCGCGACACCGGCTTTGACGCCGAGCGATCCTATCTCGAACCCGCCCTGCCATGCCCCGAACGCGCTGGATTCACCGGATTCAAGTACCACGCCATCCGATCAGAATCGGGAAACAAACAACGCTATGATCGACCGGCCGCCCTGAAAGCAGTCGAAGAGCACGGCTGGCACTTCATCGAAAGTCTCTCCCGCCGAGCCAGGTTCCAGAATGAACATGCCCCGTGCTCCCCAACCTTCGGTCCGTGGATCTGCCCCTACGATGCCGAACTGTTCGGTCATTGGTGGTTCGAAGGACCGGAGTTCTTGGACGCCGTCGCCCGTCACGCGTTTCACCACCCTCAGGGTCCTCGACTCACGACGCCGTCCGCGGCGCTGGATTTCCTGGCGGCATCCTCGAAACGGGAATCTCGGCCCTCCCCTCCAGCCTGGACCCCGCCCGCCTCAACGTGGGGGGAAGGGGGCGATCTCCGCGCCTGGATCCATCCCCACAACGCCTGGATGCGTCCGCGGATCGAATCACTCCAAACAAGAATGGAACAAGCCTCTTTCCTGTCCGCGCAGCCCAACCTCACTGCAACCGCCACGGATGACTCCACGGTCCTGATCAGGCGGGCCTGGAATCAATCCGTGCGCGAACTGCTGCTTGCCCAGGCCAGCGACTGGCCCTTCCAATTGCGGCACGATGCCCGCAGCCTCTTCCCGCGCCAACAGTTCGAACGCCACGCCCACGCTTGTGAAGTCTTGCTCGATCAACTCGAGAATCATTCCCTCGATGCCGCCTTCCTCTCGCGGCTGGAGCAGGAAGACAGCCTCTTTCCCTACGAGCCGGCGCAAAGTTTTCGCAACGATTCTTCGTCAAGGACTCGCACTCCCAGCTTTTGA
- a CDS encoding DUF1501 domain-containing protein, protein MPPTPRLLRRCSISTKRYPRNELVNPLEERRQLIHRRAFLGRAGTGLGLAALAQLLSQDPLRAAASKRTIGALPGLPQFAPKAKHIIYLFQNGAPTHVDLFDYKPLLQSMHGKPMPDEYIGKKRFSTMTGDAKGKKVLGPVEPFKQHGQSGAWVSALMPHTAAIVDELCFIKSMRTDAVNHAPAISFLLSGAQLPGRPTLGAWLSYGLGSENENLPTFVVMTSVSKGTTCGQIFYDFYWGSAFLPTRFQGVKFRGSGDPVLYLSNPDGISSKTRRGMLDDLARMNELKLRESGDPEIATRISQYEMAFRMQSSVPELTDLSQEPAEVLESYGPQVHEQGTFARHCLMARRLVERGVRSVQVMHAGWDQHNSITTELYTQCRDTDQPSAALVKDLKRLGLLKDTLVVWGGEFGRTPFIQGNLDDRKRWGRDHHPYAFTLWMAGGGVKAGHTFGESDDLAMNAVDNPVHVHDLQATLLHLFGIDHEKLTYRFQGRDFRLTDVHGELVKGILA, encoded by the coding sequence ATGCCGCCTACACCGCGCTTGCTTCGACGCTGCTCAATCTCGACGAAACGTTATCCAAGGAATGAACTCGTGAACCCCCTGGAGGAACGAAGACAATTGATTCACCGGCGCGCGTTCCTCGGTCGCGCCGGAACCGGCCTCGGCTTGGCCGCGCTCGCCCAACTCCTCTCGCAAGACCCTCTGAGGGCCGCCGCGTCGAAAAGAACCATCGGAGCCCTGCCCGGACTTCCCCAGTTCGCCCCCAAAGCCAAACACATCATTTATCTCTTTCAAAACGGGGCTCCCACCCACGTGGATTTGTTCGATTACAAACCGCTCCTCCAGTCCATGCACGGCAAACCCATGCCGGACGAATACATCGGGAAAAAGCGGTTCAGCACCATGACCGGGGACGCCAAGGGGAAAAAAGTGCTGGGTCCAGTCGAACCCTTCAAACAACACGGCCAGAGCGGCGCCTGGGTCAGCGCCCTCATGCCCCACACCGCCGCCATCGTGGACGAGCTGTGCTTCATCAAGAGCATGCGCACAGACGCGGTCAATCACGCGCCCGCCATCTCCTTCCTGCTGAGCGGAGCCCAACTGCCCGGACGCCCGACGCTCGGCGCCTGGCTCTCCTACGGGCTCGGCAGCGAGAACGAAAACCTCCCCACGTTCGTGGTCATGACCTCCGTGAGCAAAGGCACCACCTGCGGCCAGATCTTCTACGATTTCTACTGGGGCTCCGCCTTTCTCCCCACCCGTTTCCAAGGAGTCAAGTTTCGCGGGAGCGGCGACCCGGTCCTCTACCTCTCCAATCCGGACGGCATTTCTTCGAAAACCCGCCGCGGCATGCTCGACGATCTTGCCCGGATGAACGAGTTGAAGTTGCGCGAGTCGGGCGATCCCGAAATCGCCACGCGCATCTCCCAGTACGAAATGGCCTTCCGCATGCAATCAAGCGTGCCGGAGCTCACGGACCTCTCGCAAGAACCGGCGGAGGTTCTCGAAAGTTACGGCCCTCAAGTTCATGAACAAGGCACCTTCGCCCGCCATTGCCTGATGGCCCGCCGCCTCGTGGAACGAGGGGTTCGCAGCGTCCAGGTCATGCATGCCGGCTGGGACCAGCACAACAGCATCACCACCGAACTCTACACCCAGTGCCGGGACACAGACCAACCCTCCGCCGCCCTCGTCAAAGATCTCAAACGCCTGGGGCTGCTCAAAGATACCCTGGTCGTTTGGGGAGGCGAATTCGGGCGGACCCCCTTCATTCAAGGGAATCTGGACGACCGCAAACGATGGGGACGCGATCATCACCCGTATGCCTTTACCCTCTGGATGGCGGGTGGCGGGGTCAAGGCCGGTCACACCTTCGGCGAATCGGATGATCTCGCGATGAATGCCGTCGACAACCCCGTCCACGTCCACGACCTCCAAGCCACCCTGCTCCACCTGTTTGGCATCGATCACGAAAAACTCACCTACCGATTTCAAGGCCGCGACTTCCGGCTGACGGACGTCCACGGCGAATTGGTCAAAGGCATCCTCGCTTGA
- a CDS encoding DUF1553 domain-containing protein, with product MKHSSQPRLFLRALLAGPALGWTTLFAASEPSVSFSREILPILSDHCFPCHGPDEKSRKAKLRLDTKEGAHRVRDGVASIVPGSPDQSALYQRLVTSDADDVMPPSDVNRKLSAAQIAKIRLWIQQGASWGEHWAFEKPKRVTPSGIPESESEIHPVDRIVHARLIKEGLQPSPPAPPAALLRRVSLDLTGLPPDPEIAAAFLRDPSVQHYQSLVERWLASPAYGERMAWDWMEAARYADSNGYQGDGERSMWPWRDWVVRAFNQNLPYDQFTLWQIAGDLLPHPTRDQRMATGFNRNHPINGEGGRIPEENRVDYVMDMTETVGTVWLGLTFNCCRCHDHKFDPLSQRDYFSLSAFFNQTPVDGSGGDPQTKPFIELPNPKQSARLQDLQAKVSRLAQTVAEGERLVFPRAEGEAASDSGYATREPDAIRAILRAESAARTRSQISELEKHFESRAPLYIAGLKQLRESMELRDNFNRSIPRVMVMEDMPKPRKTFMLEAGLYDRRREEIPAALPARLSAGTPGQAVNRLDLARWIVSPDHPLTARVAVNRLWQQFFGIGLVKTSEDFGIQGEKPIYQDLLDFLALELIDSGWDWKHLCRLIVTSETYRQTSAQETSLRQKDPENRLLARGPRFRMPSWMIRDQALAAAGLLSTRVGGPPVKPYQPTGVWEEATFGNKRYTPDQGESLYRRSLYVFWRRIIGPTMFFDTAPRSVCSVKPLRTNSPLHALATMDDETYVEAARVLAERALLEPNRDDPQRLESMMRRLLARPPSPQELDILRASLERLRREYRADPDQATRLLAHGAAPRAQGIDPVEHAAYTALASTLLNLDETLSKE from the coding sequence ATGAAGCACTCGTCCCAGCCCCGCCTGTTCCTGCGCGCTTTGCTCGCCGGACCTGCTCTGGGTTGGACCACGCTCTTCGCCGCCTCCGAACCTTCCGTTTCTTTCAGCAGGGAAATCCTCCCGATTCTCTCGGATCATTGTTTCCCCTGCCACGGGCCTGACGAAAAGTCACGCAAGGCCAAGCTGCGGTTGGACACCAAGGAAGGGGCGCATCGGGTTCGCGATGGCGTCGCTTCCATCGTTCCGGGAAGCCCGGATCAAAGCGCTCTCTACCAGCGTCTGGTCACCTCCGATGCGGACGATGTCATGCCGCCGTCCGACGTGAATCGAAAGCTCTCCGCGGCCCAGATCGCGAAGATCCGTCTCTGGATTCAGCAAGGGGCGAGTTGGGGTGAGCATTGGGCGTTCGAAAAACCCAAACGCGTCACTCCTTCCGGTATCCCGGAATCGGAATCAGAGATCCACCCCGTCGACCGCATCGTCCACGCGCGTTTGATCAAGGAAGGACTCCAACCTTCACCCCCGGCGCCGCCCGCAGCCCTTCTTCGCCGAGTGTCGCTCGACCTCACCGGACTACCTCCGGATCCCGAGATCGCCGCAGCCTTCCTTCGGGACCCTTCTGTGCAACATTATCAATCTCTGGTGGAACGATGGCTGGCTTCGCCCGCCTACGGAGAACGCATGGCGTGGGATTGGATGGAAGCAGCGCGTTACGCCGATTCCAACGGTTACCAGGGAGACGGTGAACGGTCGATGTGGCCGTGGCGGGACTGGGTGGTGCGCGCTTTCAACCAGAACCTCCCCTACGACCAATTCACGCTTTGGCAAATCGCGGGTGACTTGCTTCCCCATCCGACACGGGATCAGCGGATGGCCACCGGATTCAACCGCAACCATCCCATCAACGGTGAAGGAGGACGCATCCCCGAGGAAAACCGCGTGGATTACGTCATGGACATGACCGAAACCGTGGGCACGGTCTGGCTCGGACTCACGTTCAACTGCTGCCGGTGTCACGATCACAAGTTCGATCCGCTCTCCCAGCGGGATTATTTCAGCCTTTCGGCGTTCTTCAATCAAACGCCGGTGGACGGGTCCGGGGGCGATCCTCAAACCAAGCCTTTTATCGAGCTCCCCAACCCGAAGCAATCCGCGCGATTACAGGATCTCCAGGCGAAGGTAAGCCGGCTCGCCCAAACCGTGGCGGAAGGGGAAAGGTTGGTCTTCCCAAGGGCCGAGGGCGAAGCCGCTTCCGACTCCGGTTACGCCACGCGAGAACCCGACGCCATTCGCGCCATCTTGCGCGCCGAGTCCGCCGCCCGCACCCGGTCCCAGATCAGCGAACTCGAAAAACACTTCGAAAGCCGCGCCCCGCTCTACATCGCAGGTCTCAAACAGCTCCGTGAATCGATGGAACTTCGAGACAACTTCAATCGTTCCATCCCGCGTGTCATGGTCATGGAGGACATGCCCAAACCCAGGAAAACCTTCATGCTGGAAGCCGGACTCTACGACCGTCGCCGCGAGGAAATCCCGGCCGCCCTGCCCGCACGCCTCTCCGCCGGGACCCCGGGGCAAGCGGTCAATCGACTCGATCTCGCAAGATGGATTGTTTCCCCCGATCACCCCCTCACCGCCCGCGTCGCGGTGAATCGCCTGTGGCAACAGTTCTTCGGAATCGGCTTGGTCAAGACTTCAGAAGACTTCGGCATTCAGGGCGAAAAGCCCATCTACCAGGATCTGCTCGACTTCCTTGCCTTGGAACTCATCGATTCCGGCTGGGATTGGAAACATCTCTGCCGGCTCATCGTCACCAGCGAAACTTACCGGCAAACCTCCGCGCAAGAAACCTCCCTCCGCCAGAAAGATCCTGAAAATCGCCTGTTGGCCCGCGGTCCCCGCTTCCGCATGCCATCCTGGATGATTCGAGACCAGGCGCTCGCCGCCGCCGGACTGCTCTCCACTCGAGTAGGAGGTCCTCCCGTCAAACCCTACCAGCCCACCGGCGTCTGGGAGGAAGCCACATTCGGAAACAAGCGGTACACGCCGGACCAGGGGGAAAGCCTCTACCGCCGCAGCCTCTATGTTTTTTGGCGGCGGATCATCGGTCCGACCATGTTTTTCGACACGGCTCCCCGCTCCGTTTGCTCGGTCAAACCGCTGCGCACCAACTCTCCGTTGCACGCCCTGGCCACCATGGACGATGAAACGTATGTCGAAGCCGCCCGGGTTTTGGCGGAGCGCGCTCTGCTTGAACCCAACCGCGACGATCCCCAGCGCCTCGAATCCATGATGCGCCGGTTGCTGGCGAGACCTCCTTCCCCCCAGGAACTCGACATCCTCCGGGCGAGCCTCGAACGATTGCGCCGGGAGTACCGAGCCGACCCCGATCAAGCCACGCGATTACTGGCCCACGGGGCTGCCCCTCGCGCTCAGGGTATCGATCCCGTGGAACATGCCGCCTACACCGCGCTTGCTTCGACGCTGCTCAATCTCGACGAAACGTTATCCAAGGAATGA